A stretch of the Rosa rugosa chromosome 5, drRosRugo1.1, whole genome shotgun sequence genome encodes the following:
- the LOC133708374 gene encoding protein WHAT'S THIS FACTOR 9, mitochondrial isoform X1, giving the protein MVPYMLFGKVGVGFIRGTQVFNYQHKRTLVNIRLKWVKDRALDAVVTAERDLKAACVLVSIISSSSDGCLPIYHLTCHRGQLDLPYDLKVSTFIRRYPSVFLESHVLDSGGTRVPCFSLTPEAIKLHQEESNVVQQNQSDILNRLRKLLMLTRGWKLPLQTIDQLKWDLGLPYDYQHSVIPHHPDLFSFISLPDDRVGLKLLSWDDDLSVSQLQKNSAIQQEEEDVRSGCLAFPIGFTRGFGLKRKCMEWLKEWQSLPYNSPYCDASHLDPRTDESEKRIVGVFHELLHLTMQKKTERKNVSNLRKPLALPQKFTKVFERHPGIFYISKKCATQTVILREAYDRQQLLQKHPIAELREKFAMLLRKGLLDRSKGLYKKSPGDVFEVDPSRNIVVDNISDYRSSFKEDSENDLLYEYDSDELHDPC; this is encoded by the coding sequence ATGGTCCCGTACATGCTATTCGGTAAGGTTGGGGTTGGCTTCATCCGTGGAACACAAGTATTTAATTACCAGCACAAGCGTACTCTGGTGAATATTAGATTGAAATGGGTTAAAGATAGGGCACTGGATGCTGTTGTGACTGCTGAGAGGGATCTCAAAGCTGCCTGTGTTCTTGTTTCCATAATCTCCTCCTCGTCTGATGGCTGCCTCCCCATATACCATCTCACTTGTCATCGTGGACAACTCGATCTTCCTTATGACCTCAAGGTCTCTACTTTTATTAGGAGATACCCATCTGTTTTTCTAGAGTCCCATGTTCTTGATAGTGGTGGCACTCGTGTCCCATGTTTTAGTTTAACTCCTGAAGCCATAAAACTCCACCAAGAAGAGTCCAATGTCGTCCAGCAGAATCAGAGTGATATCCTTAATAGGCTTCGGAAACTGCTCATGCTCACTAGGGGCTGGAAGCTTCCTTTACAAACCATTGACCAGCTGAAATGGGACCTAGGTTTGCCATATGATTACCAGCATTCAGTAATTCCACATCACCCTGATCTATTCTCTTTCATCAGCTTACCTGATGACCGTGTTGGCTTAAAGCTCTTATCCTGGGATGATGACCTTTCTGTCTCCCAGTTGCAAAAGAATTCTGCCATACaacaagaggaagaagatgtgAGAAGTGGCTGTTTAGCTTTTCCAATTGGGTTTACTAGGGGTTTTGGATTGAAGAGAAAATGCATGGAGTGGTTGAAAGAGTGGCAAAGCCTCCCTTATAATTCTCCGTACTGTGATGCCTCCCATTTAGATCCTCGTACAGATGAATCAGAGAAGAGGATTGTTGGAGTCTTCCATGAGCTTCTTCATCTCACTATGCAAAAGAAAACTGAACGTAAGAATGTGAGCAACCTTCGTAAACCTTTGGCCCTACCCCAGAAGTTCACTAAAGTGTTTGAGCGTCATCCAGGTATTTTCTACATTTCAAAAAAGTGTGCCACTCAAACTGTCATTCTGAGGGAAGCCTATGATCGTCAACAACTCTTGCAGAAACACCCTATTGCAGAACTGAGAGAAAAATTTGCAATGCTGTTGAGGAAAGGTTTGCTGGATAGGAGCAAAGGTCTATACAAGAAAAGTCCAGGCGATGTATTTGAAGTGGATCCATCAAGAAATATCGTTGTTGATAATATCAGTGATTACCGATCCAGCTTTAAAGAGGATTCGGAGAATGATTTGCTTTATGAGTATGACTCAGATGAACTACATGACCCTTGCTGA
- the LOC133708374 gene encoding protein WHAT'S THIS FACTOR 9, mitochondrial isoform X2 has translation MVPYMLFGKVGVGFIRGTQVFNYQHKRTLVNIRLKWVKDRALDAVVTAERDLKAACVLVSIISSSSDGCLPIYHLTCHRGQLDLPYDLKVSTFIRRYPSVFLESHVLDSGGTRVPCFSLTPEAIKLHQEESNVVQQNQSDILNRLRKLLMLTRGWKLPLQTIDQLKWDLGLPYDYQHSVIPHHPDLFSFISLPDDRVGLKLLSWDDDLSVSQLQKNSAIQQEEEDVRSGCLAFPIGFTRGFGLKRKCMEWLKEWQSLPYNSPYCDASHLDPRTDESEKRIVGVFHELLHLTMQKKTERKNVSNLRKPLALPQKFTKVFERHPETPYCRTERKICNAVEERFAG, from the exons ATGGTCCCGTACATGCTATTCGGTAAGGTTGGGGTTGGCTTCATCCGTGGAACACAAGTATTTAATTACCAGCACAAGCGTACTCTGGTGAATATTAGATTGAAATGGGTTAAAGATAGGGCACTGGATGCTGTTGTGACTGCTGAGAGGGATCTCAAAGCTGCCTGTGTTCTTGTTTCCATAATCTCCTCCTCGTCTGATGGCTGCCTCCCCATATACCATCTCACTTGTCATCGTGGACAACTCGATCTTCCTTATGACCTCAAGGTCTCTACTTTTATTAGGAGATACCCATCTGTTTTTCTAGAGTCCCATGTTCTTGATAGTGGTGGCACTCGTGTCCCATGTTTTAGTTTAACTCCTGAAGCCATAAAACTCCACCAAGAAGAGTCCAATGTCGTCCAGCAGAATCAGAGTGATATCCTTAATAGGCTTCGGAAACTGCTCATGCTCACTAGGGGCTGGAAGCTTCCTTTACAAACCATTGACCAGCTGAAATGGGACCTAGGTTTGCCATATGATTACCAGCATTCAGTAATTCCACATCACCCTGATCTATTCTCTTTCATCAGCTTACCTGATGACCGTGTTGGCTTAAAGCTCTTATCCTGGGATGATGACCTTTCTGTCTCCCAGTTGCAAAAGAATTCTGCCATACaacaagaggaagaagatgtgAGAAGTGGCTGTTTAGCTTTTCCAATTGGGTTTACTAGGGGTTTTGGATTGAAGAGAAAATGCATGGAGTGGTTGAAAGAGTGGCAAAGCCTCCCTTATAATTCTCCGTACTGTGATGCCTCCCATTTAGATCCTCGTACAGATGAATCAGAGAAGAGGATTGTTGGAGTCTTCCATGAGCTTCTTCATCTCACTATGCAAAAGAAAACTGAACGTAAGAATGTGAGCAACCTTCGTAAACCTTTGGCCCTACCCCAGAAGTTCACTAAAGTGTTTGAGCGTCATCCAG AAACACCCTATTGCAGAACTGAGAGAAAAATTTGCAATGCTGTTGAGGAAAGGTTTGCTGGATAG